The nucleotide window AACGCGCCGTGTTTTTCGCGGGCGGAATTGTCGATCCCGAACCGGCGGCACAACGCATCGAGCGAAGCGGGCGAGCCCGGGAACCGACGGCGCGCGATTTTCAGCGTATCGAGCGCCTGATCGTTCGGAAGCTGGGGCTTGTTGGCCCATTCCAGTTCCGCGTTCAGGAAGCGCATATCAAACTCGGCGTTATGGATGATCATCCGGGCGTCGGCCACGAAATCCAGGAAATCCTGCGCGATGGTCGCGAAGAGCGGCTTGTCGGCCAGAAAGTCATTGCCGATCCCGTGAACCTCGAACGCCTCGGTCGGCATGTCCCGCTCGGGGTTGATGTATTGGTGGTATGTCTTGCCGGTGGGAACTTGGTTGAAGAGTTCAACCGCTCCGATCTCCACGATGCGGTGACGCGGCGTGTCGTAAGGGTTCAGGCCCGTCGTCTCAGTATCCAGAACGATTTCACGCATCATCAGGGGCCTTTGGTCAGATCAGACACCAAATGTGCCACGGCTTCGCGGGTTTCGTCCAGCGTATCTGTGCGAATGACGTAGGTGGCGCGAGCTTGTTTTTCAGCGTCGGGCATTTGGCGAGACAGAAGGTCATCCAGTGTGACGGGGTCGGTTCCCCGCGCGAGGACGCGACGTCGTTGCTCCTTGGAGTCCGTTGTCACGACGAGGCTTGCGTCGCAATGGGCATCGCCACCGGTCTCAAAGAGCAGCGGGATATCGAGGACGAGAAGAGGACGTTGGGCATGCATCTTGAGGAATTCGGCCCGGTCCGCTGCGACAAGCGGGTGAACGATTGCCTCCAACCGGCGGAGCAGGGACGGATCATCCGCGATTTTCGCCTTCAGCTCAGATCGGTCGACCGCACCGCCGGACACAGCGTTCGGCAAGATCTCGGCGATTCTCGGGACCGCCTGGCCGCCTGGCCCGTACAGCCGGTGAACCGCGGCGTCCGCGTCCCAGACCGGGACACCGAGGTCGCGGAACATTTCAGCCGTGGTGCTTTTACCCATTCCGATGGAACCGGTGAGACCTAGGACAAAGGGGTTCATTCCAGCACCGCCGCGCGAAGATCTTCGTCGACGAACGGGGTGTAGCTGAACCAGCGTTCGAACCCCGGCACCGCCTGATGCAACAGCATGCCCAGACCGTCGACCGTTTCGCACCCGCGTAATGCAGCATCCTTCAGGAGTTCGGTTTCCAGCGGGGAATAGACGATATCTGTGACGATCGTGGGAGGGCGTAACCGCGACAGGTCTATGTTGAGGGGCGCCTGACCCTCCATCCCTAGGGAGGTGGTATTCACGATGAGGGCGCTTTCCCCCACGAGTTGTGGGATTTGGGTCCAATCTTGCGGTGACACGCGCGCACCGAATTGTTCACGCAAGCCATCGGCGCGGGAGCGCGTGCGGTTCGCAACATAGACGGTGCGGGCCCCGTCAGAGATCAGCGCCTGTACGATCGCCTTCGCTGCGCCGCCGGAACCCAAGACGAGGGCCGGACCGGCGGCCGCTGTCCAGCCGGGCAGGGATTGGCGGATGTTCGAAAGAAATCCCAGGCCATCGGTATTGTCTGCCTGGATTTGGCCGTTCGCGGTGAAGGTCAGCGTATTCGCCGCCCCGATCAAGGCGGCGCGATCGGTCACGATATCGGCAAGCGACAGGGCAAGTTCCTTGTGTGGCAGTGTAACGTTCACGCCCACAAACCCCATGCGCGGCATCACGCCCAAAGCCTCCGGCAAATCCGCGTGGTTGATGTGGAGCGGGACGTAATGACCGGGCAGACCATATCGGCGCAGCCAATATCCGTGCAGCCGTGGCGACAGGGAATGGCCAACCGGATCGCCGATCACGCCGGCTAGCGGTACGGTCGGTTTGGTCATGGCGTCAAATCCCCCCGCAGTCGGAGATAGGACAAGACCTCCAACAGGGGCAATCCAAGCACGGAGTACCAGTCGCCGTCTATGCGGGAAAACAATCGAACACCCTCACCTTCCGCCCGGTAGGCACCGACACAGTCGGATACGCTTGGCCAG belongs to Hasllibacter sp. MH4015 and includes:
- the dnaQ gene encoding DNA polymerase III subunit epsilon, with product MREIVLDTETTGLNPYDTPRHRIVEIGAVELFNQVPTGKTYHQYINPERDMPTEAFEVHGIGNDFLADKPLFATIAQDFLDFVADARMIIHNAEFDMRFLNAELEWANKPQLPNDQALDTLKIARRRFPGSPASLDALCRRFGIDNSAREKHGALLDSEILAEVYLELTGGKQPDFALSQAQSRQSDQATDDNWRPKPRVNPLPSRITDTEKAAHAAFVEGLGDTPLWRKLG
- a CDS encoding shikimate dehydrogenase: MTKPTVPLAGVIGDPVGHSLSPRLHGYWLRRYGLPGHYVPLHINHADLPEALGVMPRMGFVGVNVTLPHKELALSLADIVTDRAALIGAANTLTFTANGQIQADNTDGLGFLSNIRQSLPGWTAAAGPALVLGSGGAAKAIVQALISDGARTVYVANRTRSRADGLREQFGARVSPQDWTQIPQLVGESALIVNTTSLGMEGQAPLNIDLSRLRPPTIVTDIVYSPLETELLKDAALRGCETVDGLGMLLHQAVPGFERWFSYTPFVDEDLRAAVLE
- the coaE gene encoding dephospho-CoA kinase (Dephospho-CoA kinase (CoaE) performs the final step in coenzyme A biosynthesis.), which produces MNPFVLGLTGSIGMGKSTTAEMFRDLGVPVWDADAAVHRLYGPGGQAVPRIAEILPNAVSGGAVDRSELKAKIADDPSLLRRLEAIVHPLVAADRAEFLKMHAQRPLLVLDIPLLFETGGDAHCDASLVVTTDSKEQRRRVLARGTDPVTLDDLLSRQMPDAEKQARATYVIRTDTLDETREAVAHLVSDLTKGP